The following coding sequences lie in one Frigoribacterium sp. SL97 genomic window:
- a CDS encoding GuaB1 family IMP dehydrogenase-related protein has protein sequence MRFYETTPTHDLTYSDVFLVPSRSSITSRLDVSLSPGDGTGATIPIVSANMNSVTGPRLAATLARRGGLGVLPQDMHLQDLDAAIRWVKDQPVDYDTPYSLDAGQTVEQALSVVPAVEGHGIVLHDGTGAYLGCIATSRLATAPRDAVLGDLLHGALTSLDADDVDSPRDAFDRMVAADIHFGPVLRHGRVVGTVSRKSALRSTIYQPAVDADGRLRVAAAVGINGDVAGKARALAAAGVDVLVIDTAHGDQDGMIRAIKAVSALGLGLPIVAGNVVTEEAVRHLVAAGASIVKVGVGPGAMCTTRMMTAVGRPQFSAVLETAATARALGAHVWADGGVRYPRDVALALAAGASSVMIGSWFAGTIEAPGELASDERGLYKESWGMASTKAVRGRFERLDPYELARKTLFAEGISSSKIYLDPLRPGVEDLLDMITSGVRSSFTYAGARSVPEFAERALVGVQSAAGYEEGKALPVSW, from the coding sequence ATGCGGTTCTACGAGACGACCCCCACGCACGATCTGACCTACTCCGACGTGTTCCTCGTCCCGAGCCGGTCGTCGATCACCAGCAGGCTCGACGTGTCCCTCTCCCCGGGCGACGGCACCGGTGCCACGATCCCGATCGTGTCGGCCAACATGAACTCGGTCACGGGCCCGCGCCTGGCGGCGACGCTGGCGCGTCGGGGCGGCCTCGGCGTGTTGCCGCAGGACATGCACCTGCAAGACCTCGACGCCGCGATCCGTTGGGTCAAGGACCAGCCCGTCGACTACGACACGCCGTACTCGCTCGACGCGGGGCAGACCGTCGAGCAGGCGCTCTCCGTCGTCCCGGCCGTCGAGGGCCACGGCATCGTCCTGCACGACGGCACGGGGGCGTACCTCGGCTGCATCGCCACCTCGCGCCTGGCCACGGCCCCGCGGGACGCGGTGCTCGGCGACCTGCTGCACGGCGCCCTGACCTCGCTCGACGCGGACGACGTCGACAGCCCCCGCGACGCCTTCGACCGCATGGTCGCGGCCGACATCCACTTCGGGCCCGTGCTGCGGCACGGTCGGGTCGTCGGCACGGTGAGCCGCAAGAGCGCGCTGCGGTCGACGATCTACCAGCCCGCGGTCGACGCCGACGGCCGGTTGCGCGTCGCCGCGGCGGTCGGCATCAACGGCGACGTCGCCGGCAAGGCGAGGGCACTCGCCGCCGCGGGCGTCGACGTGCTCGTGATCGACACGGCCCACGGCGACCAGGACGGCATGATCCGGGCCATCAAGGCGGTCTCGGCCCTCGGCCTGGGCCTGCCGATCGTCGCCGGCAACGTGGTCACCGAGGAGGCCGTCCGCCACCTCGTCGCGGCCGGCGCCTCGATCGTCAAGGTCGGCGTCGGGCCGGGCGCCATGTGCACCACCCGCATGATGACGGCCGTCGGCCGCCCCCAGTTCTCGGCCGTGCTCGAGACGGCCGCCACCGCCCGTGCCCTCGGCGCGCACGTCTGGGCCGACGGCGGGGTGCGCTACCCCCGCGACGTCGCGCTCGCCCTCGCGGCGGGTGCGTCGTCGGTGATGATCGGCTCGTGGTTCGCCGGCACCATCGAGGCGCCGGGCGAGCTGGCGAGCGACGAGCGCGGCCTCTACAAAGAGAGCTGGGGCATGGCCTCGACCAAGGCCGTGCGCGGTCGCTTCGAGCGCCTCGACCCCTACGAACTGGCCCGCAAGACGCTCTTCGCCGAGGGCATCTCGTCGTCGAAGATCTACCTCGACCCGCTGCGTCCCGGAGTCGAGGACCTCCTCGACATGATCACCTCGGGCGTCCGCAGCTCCTTCACCTACGCGGGGGCTCGGTCGGTCCCCGAGTTCGCCGAGCGAGCGCTCGTCGGCGTCCAGTCGGCGGCCGGCTACGAAGAGGGCAAGGCGCTCCCCGTCAGCTGGTGA